ATCGGTGCGGAATTAGACAGTCTATGCTCTCCCACATACACAAGTATCAAGCCCGAGCCGGCATGCTGCAATCCTCCCACTCTCACCCGTCCAGCGGCGATAAGGCATTGGGCAACCGCCTCACTCTCACATCCTTCCGCAGAACAAGGCCAAGAGATAGCGGCGGTGTCTTTCTCTTCCGCAAGTTCTTACACTTCTAAACTGTTATCTCAcatcacacaacacaccatgAGCGCCACAAGAGGAAATATTGGGCAACGCGTTGTTCAAACTATCAGCTTTTGAAACGCCCAAGAGGGCTTGTGGGAACTAGTGTAATAGTTCCTACATATCGGCATCGAGATGGTTCTGCCAACGCCACAAGAGGGGCCAATGTTGGCCCCACAAAACGTCGGCAGTTCTAGATCAACCTACCTACATCACACTCCATGCCGAGATGGGACAGGTTACTCTATATCAGGTTGATCGAGGTATCATGTCAATGGTTTGATCGTATTCTTTGCGCCGCGGGGTTGTGGCATCTGGACttgttggtgggttggagCCGCAGATGCTGATGCTATCAAGAGCCGAGAGGCATCTCCAGACGTCCAAGCCATGTAAGGTGCCGCAAAACAGGAAATACGCACACAACAAACTCTCAGAACCCCTTTCCTTCCATCAcatccctcttcccagcTCTCGTGTAAGATATCCCCTCACGGCCACaactcaacaacctcccactccccctccaccttccccccagcATACTTCgccccttctctccccccctccttcccccgaTGAGTatacaaccacctcctcggcctcacctcctccctcaaatcAACCctatcaacctcctccggcacaaccaccacaaccctaAAATTCCCCCTCGCCTCTTCATCCCTCAAatcatccaccctctcccccaacctcttcccctgaTGATAatccacctccgcccccgGCTCCGGACCCTTAAAACTCCCCCTCATAACCGGGCTCAAATTCCCAAAatgcccctccacctccctctcccagctcCAATCATCGTCCCCTTCCCATTCCTTgaccctcctcatcctctcccccaccacctccctaaccttcctctccccctccccttccccatcaatCCCCGGCCCTAGAACCCACGCCTTCCCTCTAACCCTCCACTGAGTCTTTGTCTCATCAACCCAAAACACTGCCTCCACTGGCCCCCCCCCACCGCTTGGGCCGCCAGACACAGTCTGCGAATCGGGCCCGGCGGTGTCAAGAATGTCAGAGGTCTTTGACATGCGCGCGTCAGTGGTGAAAGTCAAGAGGTCAGACCTGAAGAGGGGCGGGTTCAGAACGGCGGGGTTGCGCTcgttgggggggagggtacCCCAGAAGCCGCGGAAGACGCAGGTGCGCGCGCGGGGGAGGACAGTGAtggaggtgtgggaggggacTGGGTGGAGGGTTGCGAGGGTGAAGATTGGGGGCCTCAAATGGGTtaggtggtgggagaagggctCGCGCCAGGGGGCGGGGCCGGCGGATGATGACATT
This window of the Podospora pseudoanserina strain CBS 124.78 chromosome 3, whole genome shotgun sequence genome carries:
- a CDS encoding hypothetical protein (EggNog:ENOG503P1JS; COG:S), giving the protein MSTPFLGRLSTISTHLSSNPHLATGKMSSSAGPAPWREPFSHHLTHLRPPIFTLATLHPVPSHTSITVLPRARTCVFRGFWGTLPPNERNPAVLNPPLFRSDLLTFTTDARMSKTSDILDTAGPDSQTVSGGPSGGGGPVEAVFWVDETKTQWRVRGKAWVLGPGIDGEGEGERKVREVVGERMRRVKEWEGDDDWSWEREVEGHFGNLSPVMRGSFKGPEPGAEVDYHQGKRLGERVDDLRDEEARGNFRRDVMEGKGF